In Kwoniella pini CBS 10737 chromosome 2, complete sequence, the sequence TCTTAATCTCGCATGTAAATGTTCATTCCCTTGAGAGTCCCTATCAAGCTGAGCAGAATAAGTTACGACTGTCTTTGCACCATGAACGGGTGAGACAGAGGTTGGAAGAGGTACGTAAGTAGTTTGAGCGTAAGTCGTAGGTGATAATGGATGTGACCCCATAACACTGGCCGGAGGCATAGTAGGATCAACCTCCTTGACCACACCTGTATAATCCCTCAATCTAGCGTGAAGATGCTCATTACCTTGCGAATCTCGATCAAGCTGAGCTGAGTATGTAACAATGGTCTTTGGACCTTGAGGAGAAGGCGTCATTCTAGCTTGTGGTAAAACTCGATAAGACTTCTTGATCGAATGAGGAGGAGTAGATTGAATGAGTGCTTCATAGTCGACTAAAACATGACAATGATCGTTAGCAGCTTTCGTAAAACTGTAAGGGCAACGAATTGAGTTGCTCCACACTCGGGAACATTGGTGGTGCACTTACCCATTGGTATAGGTCTGATTCCCCCTTTGGTACCGCTTCGTCTCCCGGGACTAGGTGTCAAAGCGGCACTTCTAGCACCTCCTATTCCTTTGGTCGTTGCCCCTCCCATAGTGGTTGCCGCCGTATCGACTTCTACGTTATTGCCCGATTCATCGGGGACATAAAACTTTTCTACAGTTGTAGTCtcgatcaatttcattggTTTCTTCTCTCCACTTCCTCCTGAGCATCTCAAGAAATCTGGTAATTTCATCGGGGTAGCTGGCAACGCAGGTGAAGGTACTGTCAAAGCTGGAGCTGCAGGAGGTttacttgattttgtagatttaggtaaagatggaggaggaggagggGTTTCAACGTTTTCGACAAACGGATTATCGATTGAGATTACTTGAGGCGTTTTCGGTGGACTAGGTGGTCTCTTCTTAGTGGTAGTTGTTGTTGTAGTAGTTATAACTTTTGTCTCTTCTACCACTTCATCCTCTGGTGGTTCTTCAATAACGGTAGGAGCTCTAGATTTGACCGATTTAGCAGGTGCTAACGATCGAATTGAAGGCGCCTTCGGACTTGGAGCGATCAATGTCGGAGCTTTCGGCGTAGGAGGAATCTCAGTGGGGACGACTAGAGGTGTGGCCTTGACAGGCTCTTCGACGTCAATCTCTTCCGTCTCAACTATCTCTGCTGGAACGGGAGCAGGGggttgaagaattatagGCGGAGCAGCAGGAGCTGGTTGAGGGATGGTTACGTTTACAATTACTTCcggatgatgatgtgatgatcttgatttatGAGATGGAGCAGGTGAGCTAGGAGGTGGCGCGTCTTTGGCTGAAGGCGGTTTCACAGAAGGTGTAGGAGTTGGTATGACAGTAGGAGGTTTGATTGTTGGTGCCTTTGTAGAAGGTGGTGCTGGAGTAGGTGTAACAGTAggaataattgatttagttTTTTTACTTGTATGTACAGATAGGTGTGAAGGATCTTTAGGTttcgaaattgaaattgaaggtgttaTTGTATTTTTTTCCGAAACTACAATTTGTTCTGCTGGAATTTCTTTAacttctttgatttctaCAATATCAGTTGTAGTTTCTTTTACATTTCCATCTGAATCTACTGATCTAGCataatgagaatgatgatgatgatgttcaTGATcgtgatgatgatgttgactCGGTTGTCCATCTCCTCCCTCTTCTGCAGGttctgaagctgaaggagCTTTCGTTGTATTTACTTCTGTAATCGGATTATCCgtgttcttctttttctttgcCATTCTGACTAAGTATACGATGACAAAGGAATCTAAGTCCCAAATCACTCGATGGTCTGGTTATGGGTTGCCAGGTTACCCAATTGTGGTGACGAACTATTTCGTCGAGAGAGAACAATGGAGTGAGGTGATTATATGTAAATAATAAACAGTAGATATTCTTCAAGTAGACGTCCTTTGTATAACTTGGAGATAAGAAGGTCGATACCTCTACGGGAGTCAGGTGTGAGAGCTTCTTAAAATGTGTCCGCTTATCGAGAACAGGGGAGAGACGAATAGTATAATATAAAGCtataaataatttagcATAATATTACAGACATAATGAGTGTAATCAACGTATTGACCGGATTCGGCGTGTTTTCAGCGAATTGTAAAATGAGTCTCATCATTCAACGTTACTTTCAGTAAGGGTTACTTTTAGTCAGAATAATAAGGATGAGGGGTCCTTTGGTTGAAGGTGGAGTAACTCAGCTAGGACCACACTTCTTACTGGAACCACTTTGCGACCGTGACTTCCATGACTGCATATCTTATCTTTAGTACTCAAAGAAGTCCTTTTCCATCAAAGTAAAGTCTTGCAGATTTAGTGTGTCGTGAAGTTGTGAGATACCCCATTGCTCTCTTGATCAGTACTCCATCTACACTCAAGGCGATCGGCGTGGATTTGTGTGAGTATACGTTGCTGACGTCGTTCATTGACTACTCGTTCTGTTTCAGAAATGTTAATCGGTACGATTGTGTcaataatggaaatgagCAAAGTATTCAATACCTACTCATCGTTTCTGGCGTAACATCAATCTCACCATTTAAGCATgatttcaatctttttaAAAGGATTTCCAACGGATATTCCGTTTAATTGGGGGATTTGTATGGTGGTGCCACATTCACCATGCGGATTTATCGGCACGGCTACCCTTTTGATCTCTATCCCTACGAGTACCTGGGATAACATTTGCCGTTTGATCATTCACTCTCTTGTACATTTCGCATCCTTAATCATTCGCTTCATCTttataataaatcaaattatcgCTTGTTTAGCGTATCACAATTTGGTAAAAATGCTTTCTCGACAACCATTCGTAAGTATCGGCTAGTCTCTTTTCCCTCCTTCGAATTGCGGGATTTCAAGTGATTTCTCATCGATGCTGATTAATTTTATGTTATCTCATTTGAATAGGCTCAAAATCTCCTTAGACCTCtttctaaaccttcttcttctttttccaaatCTTCCACTTTACCTCGATTGACCTTTTTACAATCTAGAGGTTTAGCTACATCTTCAGATCCTTATGATGTCGTTGTAATTGGTGGTGGACCTGGTGGTTATGTAGCTGCTATCAAAGCCGCTCAATTGGGtttcaaggtgagttcacATCTTCTTAGACAATAGTCGAGAGTTATTTGAAGGAATGAATGCAATGGAAGACAAGAGTATTTCGGAGGACAGGATTCACTCAATGAAACCAAGTAGAAAGATTGTTTGATGAATAAAGAAAGCAGGTGGCAAGAGGATTGATTATCATAATATCTGGTGGTTCACGAATAGCAGCAATGAAGATCATTGCAGTTTTATTTGAGGGCGAGAAGAGCATATCGATGTGCTGGACAAAGTTTGCGATGCTGACAAGAATGTCTACTCTCCCAGACCGCTTGTATTGAAAAAAGAGGATCGTTAGGTGGAACATGTTTGAACGTCGGATGTATCCCATCTAAGGCTATGTAAGTGCTCTCAGGTAGAATCGATGGAACGACGGTCTGATACGGCTGTTGACATTCAATCCTCTTGCAGGTTGAACAACTCCCACATCTATCACCAAACACAACATGACTTGAAAAACAGAGGTATCGATGTTACCGATGTTAAACTCAACTTGCCAAAGATGTTGGCAGccaaatcagcttctgtCAAAGCTCTTACCGGTGGTATCGAGACTTACTTGTTCAAGAAAAACGGTGTAGATTATATCAAAGGAGAAGCTTCTTTCGcatcaccatcaaaaaTCAACGTCAACTTGTTAGAAGGTGGCGAAACTCAAGTAGAAGCTAAGAATGTAATTATCGCTACTGGATCGGAAGTTACTCCTTTCCCGGGTATAGAAATTGACGAGGAGAGAATCGTTTCAAGTACAGGTGCTTTAGAGTTGAAAGAGGTCCCAAAAAAGGTGAGCCGACAACTCTGATGTGGTTTGCTGCATGTTCTTCAATATCGGAAGCTGATGAATCGGTGATTACTTAGATGGTAGTCATCGGTGGTGGTATCATCGGTCTTGAATTAGGTTCAGTTTGGTCTAGATTAGGTGCTGAAGTTACCGTTGTTGAATACCTTGGTGCAGTTGGTGCTGGTATGGATGCAGAAGTTGGTAAACAATTCCAAAAGATCCTTCAAAAGCAAGGgttcaaattcaagctcaacacTAAAGTCATCAGTGGTGAACGAAATGGAGATAAAGTTACTCTCAAAGTTGATGCTGctaaaggtggtaaagaGGAGACTGTGAGTCGTTAATTCATTGAATCAGCAATGATTTGATGCAAAACTAGGTCACGAGACTGATTAAAGCCGAATCTTGATAGCTCGAAGCCGATGTCGTACTTGTCTCTATTGGTCGAAGACCAGTCACCAAGGGACTCAACCTTGAAGCTATTGGCGTAGAGACTGATAAGAGAGGACGAATTGTCATTGACGATCAATTCAACACTTCCGCTAAGGGTGTCAAGTGTATCGGAGATGTCACTTTCGGTCCTATGCTTGCCCATAAGgcagaggaagaaggtgagtatcTCATCTAgttgaggaggaggaagggTTGATTTTAACTAATTTGGATTTCCCCAACAATAGGTATTGCTGCCGttgaaataattaaatcagGTCATGGACACGTAAACTATGATGCAATTCCTTCAGTAGTTTATACTCATCCTGAAGTAGCATGGGTAGGcaaaaatgaagaagaattaaaatcagAAGGTATTTCATataaaattggtaaatATCCTTTTGCAGCAAATTCAAGAgcaaaaacaaatcaagattCAGATGGTTTCGTTAAATTTattgttgaaaaagaaacaGATCAAGTTTTAGGTGTACATATAATTGGACCAAATGCAGGTGAAATGATTGCATCTGCTGTTTTAGCATTAGAATATAAAGCATCTGCAGAAGATATTGCAAGAACTTGTCATGCTCATCCTACTTTATCTGAAGCTTTTAAAGAAGCTGCTTTAGCTTCTTATGATAAACCAATTAActtttaaatgaagaatatAGGATAAATAATAggataatttgatatcaAGTAATAG encodes:
- a CDS encoding dihydrolipoyl dehydrogenase; this translates as MLSRQPFAQNLLRPLSKPSSSFSKSSTLPRLTFLQSRGLATSSDPYDVVVIGGGPGGYVAAIKAAQLGFKTACIEKRGSLGGTCLNVGCIPSKAMLNNSHIYHQTQHDLKNRGIDVTDVKLNLPKMLAAKSASVKALTGGIETYLFKKNGVDYIKGEASFASPSKINVNLLEGGETQVEAKNVIIATGSEVTPFPGIEIDEERIVSSTGALELKEVPKKMVVIGGGIIGLELGSVWSRLGAEVTVVEYLGAVGAGMDAEVGKQFQKILQKQGFKFKLNTKVISGERNGDKVTLKVDAAKGGKEETLEADVVLVSIGRRPVTKGLNLEAIGVETDKRGRIVIDDQFNTSAKGVKCIGDVTFGPMLAHKAEEEGIAAVEIIKSGHGHVNYDAIPSVVYTHPEVAWVGKNEEELKSEGISYKIGKYPFAANSRAKTNQDSDGFVKFIVEKETDQVLGVHIIGPNAGEMIASAVLALEYKASAEDIARTCHAHPTLSEAFKEAALASYDKPINF